One region of Erwinia tracheiphila genomic DNA includes:
- a CDS encoding capsule biosynthesis GfcC D2 domain-containing protein, whose product MKKIISCLAGMALFTSMQVFAESQVTVYYPGQSQTAVVSHAQKFAQLVASPALMGKTWWPGTVIAEKQATTAAVQQQQQLLARLQAWSSELRAEDEADKAAIVDNVRQQVAAINVTGRQFATLDPDWVRVRTADNRRLEGEYRVYTLQKPQTLTMAGLIANSGKTAWLPGRTVVDYLNEHERFSGAERSIATVIAPSGDVTKVPVAYWNYRHTEPEPGSIIYLGFSSWSLPDQFADLNQQIVSVLTHRIPD is encoded by the coding sequence ATGAAAAAAATAATCTCTTGTCTTGCAGGAATGGCACTTTTTACCTCAATGCAGGTGTTTGCCGAGAGCCAGGTCACCGTTTATTACCCAGGACAGTCACAAACTGCTGTGGTCAGTCATGCACAAAAATTTGCCCAATTGGTGGCAAGCCCTGCGCTGATGGGGAAGACCTGGTGGCCGGGAACCGTGATTGCAGAAAAGCAGGCCACGACTGCCGCTGTGCAGCAACAGCAACAACTGCTGGCACGGCTGCAAGCATGGAGCAGCGAATTACGTGCGGAGGATGAGGCCGATAAAGCCGCTATCGTGGATAACGTCCGGCAGCAGGTTGCTGCAATAAACGTTACCGGGCGCCAGTTTGCCACGCTTGATCCTGACTGGGTGCGCGTTCGTACCGCTGATAATCGTCGCCTTGAAGGGGAATACCGCGTTTACACTCTGCAAAAACCGCAGACCTTGACTATGGCGGGCCTGATTGCCAACAGTGGCAAAACAGCATGGTTACCTGGTCGGACGGTCGTCGACTATTTAAATGAGCACGAACGTTTCAGCGGTGCAGAGCGCAGTATTGCCACCGTCATTGCACCATCCGGCGATGTAACGAAGGTTCCGGTTGCTTACTGGAACTATCGCCACACTGAGCCAGAGCCAGGCAGCATTATTTACCTTGGTTTTTCCTCCTGGTCGCTGCCCGACCAGTTTGCAGATCTTAACCAGCAGATTGTCTCTGTTCTGACGCACAGGATTCCTGACTGA
- the psiE gene encoding phosphate-starvation-inducible protein PsiE produces the protein MITAARIAWILQMVLNTGLITLACILSIFLCKETIHLYSVLLNTGEQISSYLLIEGIVIYFLYFEFIALIVKYFQSGYHFPLRYFVYIGITAIIRLIIVDHKNPFDTLAYSIAILILVITLWLANSNRLKRE, from the coding sequence ATGATCACCGCTGCGCGTATTGCCTGGATTTTACAGATGGTACTGAATACCGGCCTTATTACTCTCGCCTGTATTCTGTCTATATTTCTCTGCAAGGAAACTATTCATCTTTACAGCGTGTTACTTAACACGGGTGAACAGATCTCTTCTTATTTATTGATAGAAGGGATCGTTATCTATTTTCTCTACTTTGAATTTATTGCACTGATTGTGAAGTATTTTCAGTCAGGCTATCACTTTCCGCTGCGCTACTTTGTTTACATTGGCATCACCGCGATTATTCGGCTGATCATCGTCGATCATAAAAACCCGTTTGATACCCTCGCTTATTCGATCGCCATTCTGATCCTCGTCATTACGCTCTGGCTGGCAAACAGCAACCGACTGAAACGTGAATAG
- a CDS encoding YjbF family lipoprotein — protein MRYIPLLLLCLFLQACTQTQKGLTDTVKLALLGPDDVEVTSQQVDNLPYASMYLRLNAGQRIFVVLGFDENGQQKWITRDRSVIVTQHGRVVKTLGLRDNLSDVTNIGHDPLSDPLNLKEGATWTSLQSWTESGQFRAATAISHFTRTEDRVLDLAGKKIPCRVWLEQVSLPATGKSWTNIFWFDTSTGQVRQSQQQLGGADFSVETIILKPAKS, from the coding sequence GTGCGCTATATACCACTGCTGCTTTTATGCCTGTTTTTGCAGGCCTGCACTCAGACGCAGAAAGGACTTACCGATACGGTCAAGCTCGCTCTGCTTGGGCCAGATGACGTTGAAGTAACCAGTCAACAGGTTGATAACCTTCCCTATGCCAGCATGTACCTGCGCCTGAATGCCGGACAGCGCATTTTCGTGGTGCTGGGCTTTGATGAAAATGGGCAGCAAAAATGGATTACCCGGGACAGGTCGGTCATCGTTACCCAGCACGGTCGCGTGGTCAAAACGCTTGGGCTTCGCGACAATCTCTCGGACGTCACCAATATCGGCCATGACCCCTTGTCCGATCCGCTCAATTTGAAGGAAGGGGCGACCTGGACCAGCCTGCAAAGCTGGACCGAATCGGGTCAATTTCGGGCGGCCACTGCGATATCGCACTTCACACGAACCGAGGATCGGGTGCTCGATCTGGCAGGCAAAAAAATCCCCTGTCGTGTCTGGCTGGAGCAGGTCTCTCTGCCCGCAACCGGCAAATCGTGGACCAACATATTCTGGTTTGATACCAGCACAGGACAGGTTCGCCAGTCGCAGCAGCAGCTGGGTGGCGCTGATTTCTCCGTTGAAACCATTATCCTGAAGCCCGCAAAATCATGA
- a CDS encoding YjbH domain-containing protein, with protein sequence MKKNYLFSLLAISVACACQAHADTFADPIGASQSDFGGAGLLQVPTARMAKDGEFSLNYRHNDQYRFYSSSVQLFPWLEATIRYTDVKTRRYSLVESFSGRQTYKDKAFDLKVRLWQEGYWLPEVSLGARDLGGTGLFDSEYFVATKAWGPFDFTLGLGFGYLGNSGTVTNPFCRADSSYCERSGSSGTAGSVNGKNMFKGPAALFGGVEYQTSWQPLRLKVEYEGNNYQGDFAGRLEQKSKVNVGAIYRITDWADVNVSYERGNTFMAGFTLRSNFDDLRSASADLAKPVYKPQPQDEFLEPTVVAEQLTDLKYNAGLNAPDIQVKGNTLYATGQQSKYRNTQEGIDRANVILMNHLPRNIETLKVTETRNRMPQVTTVTHVDSLRQQLEGYPLGKEKTLDQQRVEPIVPDHAEQGYHIDPDDLDYSLSPVLNQSVGGPESFYLYQLGVMGNASYWLTNHLLLDGSVFANLANNYDKFNYNGTPTDSTLPRVRTHIRDYVENNVYLNNLQANYMHYLGNGFYGQVYGGYLETMYGGVGGEVLYRPLASNWAFGLDANYVKRRDWDNMMQFTDYNTKVGNLTAYWRPSFFEHQVLIKASVGQYLAQDKGVTIDVSRQFNSGIIVGAYATKTNVSAQEYGEGDFTKGFYISIPMDLFTTTLTREHAQVNWTPLTRDGGQMLGRKYQLYDITSDRDNHFR encoded by the coding sequence ATGAAAAAAAATTATCTCTTCAGCCTGCTGGCGATTTCCGTCGCTTGTGCATGTCAGGCGCATGCTGACACCTTTGCCGACCCCATCGGTGCTTCACAATCTGACTTTGGTGGTGCCGGGTTATTGCAGGTGCCAACGGCAAGAATGGCGAAGGACGGCGAATTCAGCCTGAACTATCGCCACAACGATCAGTACCGTTTTTATTCCTCATCCGTGCAGCTTTTCCCCTGGCTTGAAGCCACTATCCGCTATACCGATGTGAAGACCCGTCGCTATAGTTTGGTAGAAAGCTTCAGTGGCAGGCAGACTTATAAAGATAAAGCTTTCGATCTGAAAGTCCGTTTGTGGCAGGAAGGTTACTGGCTGCCAGAAGTGTCGCTTGGCGCGCGTGACCTCGGCGGAACGGGGCTGTTTGACAGCGAATATTTTGTGGCGACCAAAGCATGGGGACCATTTGATTTTACGCTTGGTTTAGGCTTTGGCTATCTGGGCAACAGCGGCACGGTAACTAATCCCTTTTGCCGGGCTGACAGCAGCTATTGTGAACGTTCAGGTAGCAGTGGAACGGCGGGTTCAGTTAACGGAAAAAATATGTTTAAAGGCCCGGCCGCGCTGTTTGGTGGCGTTGAATATCAGACATCGTGGCAGCCGCTGCGCCTGAAAGTGGAATACGAAGGTAATAATTACCAGGGCGATTTTGCCGGACGTCTGGAGCAGAAAAGTAAAGTCAACGTTGGCGCGATTTATCGCATCACGGACTGGGCCGACGTGAATGTCAGCTACGAACGTGGCAACACCTTTATGGCCGGTTTCACCCTACGTTCAAACTTTGACGACTTGCGTTCAGCCTCGGCCGATCTGGCGAAACCTGTCTATAAACCACAGCCGCAGGACGAGTTCCTGGAACCGACGGTGGTGGCAGAGCAACTGACTGACCTGAAATATAATGCCGGACTGAATGCGCCTGATATCCAGGTGAAAGGCAACACGCTTTATGCAACTGGTCAGCAATCGAAATACCGCAATACCCAGGAAGGTATTGATCGTGCAAATGTTATTCTGATGAATCATCTTCCGCGCAATATCGAGACGCTCAAAGTTACTGAAACGCGTAACCGGATGCCACAGGTGACGACCGTCACCCACGTCGACAGCCTTCGCCAGCAGCTGGAAGGTTATCCGTTAGGCAAAGAGAAAACGCTCGATCAACAGCGCGTAGAGCCGATTGTTCCCGATCATGCCGAGCAGGGTTACCATATCGATCCTGACGATTTGGACTACAGCCTTTCTCCGGTGCTCAATCAGTCGGTGGGAGGACCCGAAAGTTTTTATCTCTACCAGCTCGGCGTGATGGGCAATGCCAGTTACTGGCTGACCAATCATTTGCTGCTGGATGGCAGCGTATTTGCTAACCTGGCCAACAACTACGACAAGTTCAACTACAACGGAACGCCGACAGATTCTACGCTGCCGCGTGTCCGTACTCACATCCGCGATTATGTTGAGAACAACGTCTACCTCAATAATCTACAGGCCAACTATATGCATTACCTCGGTAATGGTTTCTATGGACAGGTCTACGGCGGTTATTTGGAAACCATGTACGGTGGTGTAGGGGGTGAAGTATTGTATCGTCCGCTGGCTTCTAACTGGGCGTTTGGCCTTGATGCTAACTACGTCAAACGGCGTGACTGGGATAATATGATGCAGTTTACCGACTATAACACCAAAGTCGGCAATCTGACCGCCTACTGGCGGCCCTCGTTCTTTGAGCATCAGGTGCTGATTAAAGCCAGCGTTGGACAGTATCTTGCCCAGGACAAGGGCGTGACAATTGACGTATCACGTCAGTTCAACAGCGGGATTATCGTCGGTGCTTATGCAACCAAAACCAATGTTTCCGCGCAGGAATATGGCGAAGGCGATTTTACCAAAGGTTTCTACATTTCAATCCCAATGGATCTGTTCACCACCACGCTAACCCGCGAACACGCTCAGGTCAACTGGACGCCGCTAACGCGTGATGGTGGCCAGATGCTGGGCCGTAAATACCAGTTGTATGATATTACCAGCGACCGGGACAACCATTTCCGTTAA
- a CDS encoding helix-turn-helix transcriptional regulator, producing the protein MNQHTTRLIRLPEVLHRTGYGKAWIYHLINQNRFPSPVKIGSRSVAFIESEVDEWIQLTIENSRKHIG; encoded by the coding sequence ATGAATCAGCACACTACCCGCCTTATTCGTTTACCAGAGGTTCTGCATCGCACTGGATACGGTAAAGCCTGGATCTATCACCTCATCAACCAAAATCGTTTTCCTTCCCCAGTTAAAATCGGTTCGCGCTCTGTTGCTTTCATTGAAAGTGAAGTAGACGAATGGATTCAATTGACTATCGAAAACTCACGAAAGCACATTGGCTGA
- the zur gene encoding zinc uptake transcriptional repressor Zur, translating to MTVNTAEKILLQAEALCQQRSVRLTPQRLEVLRLMCQHQGAISAYGLLDLLRVREPQAKPPTVYRALDFLLEQGFVHRVESTNSYVVCHHFEQHSHVSAMLICDRCGAVSEQHADGVEKILKALALPSGFILTNSVIEAHGLCKLCVEVEACKHQDACEHDHALSPRKRGR from the coding sequence ATGACAGTAAACACCGCTGAAAAAATTCTTTTGCAGGCCGAAGCACTCTGCCAACAACGCAGCGTCAGGCTGACACCTCAGCGGCTGGAAGTGCTTCGTCTGATGTGTCAACACCAGGGCGCCATCAGCGCGTATGGCCTGCTCGATTTACTTCGCGTCAGAGAGCCACAGGCAAAACCGCCTACCGTTTATCGTGCGCTGGACTTTTTACTGGAACAGGGTTTTGTACATCGTGTTGAGTCCACAAACAGCTACGTGGTGTGTCATCATTTCGAGCAGCATTCCCATGTTTCCGCCATGCTTATTTGTGATCGCTGCGGAGCAGTATCAGAGCAGCACGCCGATGGAGTGGAAAAAATATTAAAAGCTTTGGCTCTGCCTTCAGGGTTTATTCTGACTAACAGCGTTATTGAGGCACATGGCTTGTGCAAACTGTGTGTCGAAGTGGAAGCCTGTAAACATCAGGATGCATGTGAACATGATCATGCACTGTCCCCCCGGAAACGCGGGCGTTGA
- the ubiA gene encoding 4-hydroxybenzoate octaprenyltransferase has translation MEKSLPTSRFQAYSRLMRIDKPIGSLLLLWPTMWALWLAGMQIPPLNILLVFMLGVFFMRAAGCVVNDFADRKIDGHVKRTQSRPLPSGAVTSTEARTLFVGLVLISFCLVLTMNAMAIWLSFGGLALAWVYPFMKRYTHLPQVVLGAAFGWAIPMAWAAISESVPLVCWLLFFANICWTVAYDTLYAMVDRDDDLRIGVKSTAILFGRFDKLIVGLLQFATLVLMLLTGWIMQLGGAFYWSVMLVGALFIYQQRLIIHRDRDACFHAFLNNNYVGLVLFVGIALSTAPFAAWL, from the coding sequence GTGGAAAAAAGTCTGCCAACCAGTAGATTTCAGGCTTACAGCCGCCTGATGCGTATTGATAAACCTATAGGTTCGCTGCTGCTGCTGTGGCCAACAATGTGGGCATTGTGGCTGGCCGGCATGCAAATCCCCCCGCTGAATATATTGCTGGTGTTCATGCTGGGCGTGTTTTTTATGCGGGCAGCGGGTTGTGTAGTGAATGATTTTGCTGACCGTAAAATTGACGGGCATGTGAAACGCACGCAATCACGGCCTCTGCCCAGCGGCGCGGTAACGTCCACAGAGGCGCGAACCCTGTTTGTCGGGCTAGTGCTGATTTCATTTTGCCTGGTGCTGACAATGAATGCGATGGCCATCTGGCTTTCGTTCGGTGGACTTGCGCTGGCTTGGGTCTATCCCTTTATGAAGCGTTATACGCATTTGCCGCAGGTTGTGCTGGGGGCTGCTTTTGGCTGGGCAATTCCAATGGCATGGGCGGCGATCAGTGAATCTGTCCCGCTGGTATGCTGGCTGCTGTTCTTTGCCAATATTTGCTGGACGGTAGCATATGACACACTATACGCCATGGTGGATCGCGACGATGACTTGCGCATTGGCGTTAAGTCGACAGCCATCCTGTTTGGGCGTTTTGATAAGCTCATCGTTGGCCTGCTGCAATTCGCCACGCTGGTTTTAATGCTGCTCACGGGCTGGATAATGCAGCTCGGGGGAGCGTTTTACTGGTCTGTCATGCTGGTAGGGGCACTGTTTATCTATCAGCAAAGATTGATTATTCACCGTGATCGTGACGCCTGTTTTCATGCCTTTTTAAATAACAATTACGTCGGGCTGGTGTTATTTGTTGGAATAGCGCTGAGTACCGCTCCTTTTGCCGCATGGCTGTAA
- the lexA gene encoding transcriptional repressor LexA — MKALTARQQQIYDLIREHINQTGMPPTRAEIATQLGFRSPNAAEEHLKALARKGVIEIVSGASRGIRLMMEENEGLPLIGRVAAGEPLLAEQHIEGHYQVDPDLFKPGADFLLRVSGMSMKDIGIMDGDLLAVHKTQDVHNGQVVVARIDDEVTVKRLKKQGNVVQLLPENSDFQPIVVDLNKQILSIEGLAVGVIRNGNWL; from the coding sequence ATGAAAGCATTAACAGCAAGGCAGCAGCAGATTTATGACCTGATACGTGAACACATTAATCAGACTGGGATGCCGCCAACGCGTGCAGAAATCGCAACCCAGCTTGGTTTCCGTTCCCCTAATGCGGCTGAAGAGCATCTTAAAGCGCTGGCGCGCAAAGGCGTCATTGAAATTGTCTCTGGTGCCTCGCGGGGTATCCGTCTGATGATGGAAGAAAATGAAGGCTTGCCTCTGATTGGTCGCGTTGCGGCAGGTGAGCCTTTGCTGGCGGAACAACACATCGAAGGGCACTATCAGGTTGATCCTGACTTGTTCAAGCCTGGCGCAGATTTCCTGCTGCGCGTTAGTGGCATGTCGATGAAAGACATTGGCATTATGGACGGTGACCTGCTTGCCGTGCATAAAACGCAGGATGTGCATAATGGGCAGGTTGTGGTCGCGCGCATTGATGATGAGGTCACCGTGAAGCGTTTGAAGAAACAGGGGAATGTCGTACAGCTTCTGCCTGAAAACAGCGACTTTCAGCCGATCGTCGTCGATCTTAACAAACAAATCCTTTCTATCGAGGGACTGGCAGTCGGTGTGATTCGTAACGGTAACTGGCTGTAA
- a CDS encoding diacylglycerol kinase produces the protein MTNSVSGLTRIIKAVGYSWKGIRAAWQNEAAFRQEAVVAIVAIIIACWLDIDAISRVLMIGSVGLIMIVEMINSAIEAVVDRTGSNYHLLSGRAKDMGSAAVLLAILLAIFVWGTLLFAHVL, from the coding sequence ATGACAAACAGTGTTAGCGGACTGACTCGCATTATTAAAGCGGTTGGGTACTCGTGGAAAGGTATCCGTGCTGCCTGGCAGAATGAAGCGGCTTTCCGTCAGGAAGCCGTGGTGGCGATCGTAGCTATTATCATTGCCTGCTGGCTGGACATTGATGCAATAAGCCGGGTGTTAATGATTGGCTCTGTTGGGCTGATTATGATTGTCGAGATGATCAACAGCGCCATTGAGGCCGTAGTCGATCGTACCGGTAGTAACTACCATCTGCTGTCCGGCAGAGCCAAAGATATGGGGTCGGCGGCTGTTTTACTGGCTATCTTGCTGGCCATCTTTGTCTGGGGTACGTTGCTGTTCGCGCATGTTCTCTAG
- the plsB gene encoding glycerol-3-phosphate 1-O-acyltransferase PlsB yields MSGWRSFYYNTLNLPVKVLVRSKAIPKDPITELGLDTSRPIMYVLPYDSKADLLALREQCRKQELPDPLEPLEIDGTVLPRHVFIHDGPRLFPYFVPNLESVRLFHDYLDLHRSNPHLDVQMVPVSVMFGRAPGREIQGEEQPHLRMLNGIQKFCAVLWLGRDSFVRFSPMVSMRRMATEHGTDKTIAQKLARVARIHFARQRLAAIGPRLPVRQDLFNKLLQSKAIVKAIEDEARGKKISLDKAQQNAVELMEEIAADFSYEAIRLTDRVMGWLWSKLYQGINVNGGERVRQLAQDGHEIVYVPCHRSHMDYLLLSYVLYHQGLVPPHIAAGINLNFWPAGQIFRRLGAFFIRRTFKGNKLYSTVFREYLGELFTRGYSIEYFVEGGRSRTGRLLDPKTGTLSMTIQAMLRGGNRPITLVPIYIGYEHVMEVSTYAKELRGATKEKEGFMQMVRGLRKLRNLGQGYVNFGEPLPLVSYLNRQVPEWREAIDPLEAQRPAWLAPAVNDIAQRMMVRINNAGAANAMNLCVTALLASRQRSLTREQMIDQLDCYTQLLRNVPYSPDATVPDLTPEKLLDHALGMNKFEIEQDNIGEIIGLPREQAVLMTYYRNNIHHMLVMPSVIAVILTQHREVTRAELLRQVSVIYPMLKSELFLRWEKDELPGLLDALIGEMAHQGLLNADEQALRLSALRFHTLQLLAAGVRETLQRYAITFSILSANPSINRGTLEKESRTMAQRLSVLHGINAPEFFDKAVFSTLVLTLRDEGYISDTGDALVEETHKVYQMLADLITHEVRMTIESAVAQ; encoded by the coding sequence ATGTCAGGCTGGCGTAGTTTTTATTATAATACACTGAATTTACCGGTAAAAGTTTTGGTAAGAAGTAAGGCCATTCCTAAAGATCCCATTACTGAACTGGGACTGGATACCTCACGCCCTATTATGTATGTGCTGCCATACGATTCAAAGGCCGATCTTCTGGCGCTACGCGAGCAGTGCCGCAAGCAGGAACTTCCCGACCCGCTGGAACCCTTGGAAATAGACGGAACTGTGTTACCCCGGCATGTGTTTATTCATGATGGCCCCCGCCTGTTTCCATATTTTGTCCCTAACCTGGAATCGGTGAGGCTGTTTCACGATTATCTGGATTTGCATCGCAGCAATCCTCATCTTGATGTGCAGATGGTCCCGGTTTCGGTCATGTTTGGCCGGGCACCGGGCCGTGAGATTCAGGGTGAAGAGCAACCCCATCTGCGTATGCTTAACGGTATTCAGAAATTCTGTGCCGTACTGTGGCTGGGGCGTGACAGCTTCGTGCGTTTTTCGCCGATGGTTTCCATGCGCCGTATGGCAACCGAACACGGCACGGATAAGACTATCGCGCAAAAGCTGGCAAGAGTGGCACGAATCCATTTTGCCCGCCAGCGTCTGGCCGCCATTGGCCCTCGTTTGCCTGTCCGCCAGGATTTGTTCAATAAGCTACTGCAATCAAAAGCGATCGTAAAAGCGATTGAAGATGAAGCACGCGGTAAAAAAATCTCTCTTGACAAAGCCCAGCAGAATGCAGTGGAACTGATGGAAGAGATTGCGGCTGACTTCTCTTATGAAGCCATCCGCCTGACCGATCGCGTGATGGGTTGGTTGTGGAGCAAGCTCTATCAGGGAATTAACGTGAACGGCGGTGAGCGCGTGCGTCAGCTGGCGCAGGACGGTCATGAGATTGTCTACGTGCCTTGTCATCGCAGTCATATGGATTACCTGCTGCTTTCCTACGTGCTCTATCATCAAGGCCTGGTGCCGCCACACATTGCCGCTGGCATTAACCTGAACTTTTGGCCTGCCGGGCAGATTTTCCGCCGCCTCGGCGCATTCTTTATCCGCAGGACCTTCAAAGGCAACAAGCTTTATTCCACTGTCTTCCGTGAATATCTGGGTGAGCTGTTTACCCGTGGTTATTCCATTGAATACTTTGTGGAAGGTGGCCGCTCACGTACGGGCCGTTTGCTTGATCCTAAAACCGGCACGCTGTCGATGACCATCCAGGCGATGCTGCGCGGCGGTAATCGCCCGATCACCCTCGTGCCAATCTATATCGGGTATGAGCATGTCATGGAAGTGAGCACCTATGCTAAAGAGCTGCGTGGTGCCACCAAGGAAAAAGAAGGCTTTATGCAGATGGTGCGCGGGCTGAGAAAGCTACGCAATCTGGGTCAGGGCTATGTCAACTTTGGTGAACCCCTGCCGCTGGTCAGCTATCTTAACAGGCAGGTGCCTGAATGGCGTGAGGCCATTGATCCCCTTGAAGCACAGCGTCCGGCATGGCTGGCACCCGCGGTAAACGATATTGCTCAACGCATGATGGTGCGAATCAATAACGCCGGTGCGGCCAATGCCATGAATTTGTGTGTAACCGCCCTGCTGGCTTCCCGCCAGCGCTCGCTGACTCGTGAGCAGATGATCGACCAGCTGGACTGCTATACCCAACTGCTGCGCAATGTCCCCTATTCGCCAGACGCAACCGTGCCGGACCTGACGCCAGAAAAGCTGCTGGACCATGCATTAGGGATGAACAAGTTCGAAATCGAACAGGATAACATTGGCGAAATTATCGGGCTGCCACGCGAGCAGGCGGTGCTAATGACCTACTACCGCAATAACATTCATCATATGCTGGTGATGCCTTCTGTTATCGCGGTGATCCTGACGCAACATCGTGAAGTCACGCGTGCCGAACTGCTTCGCCAGGTCAGCGTTATTTATCCCATGCTGAAAAGCGAGTTGTTTTTGCGCTGGGAAAAAGACGAGCTGCCCGGCTTGCTGGATGCGCTGATCGGCGAGATGGCTCATCAGGGTCTGCTGAACGCAGATGAACAGGCGCTTCGCCTTTCCGCATTGCGTTTTCACACCCTACAATTGCTCGCCGCAGGCGTGCGTGAAACGCTACAACGCTACGCCATCACCTTCTCCATTCTGAGTGCCAATCCGTCAATTAATCGGGGCACGCTGGAAAAAGAGAGCCGTACAATGGCACAGCGTTTGTCAGTGCTGCATGGTATCAACGCTCCAGAATTTTTCGACAAGGCGGTGTTCTCAACGCTGGTACTGACGCTGCGCGACGAAGGTTATATCAGTGATACCGGCGACGCGCTGGTTGAAGAAACGCACAAGGTTTATCAGATGCTGGCTGATTTAATCACTCACGAAGTGAGAATGACCATTGAAAGTGCGGTTGCCCAGTAA
- the ubiC gene encoding chorismate lyase, protein MTAPALLTLRTLEWLPASSPLLTDTLLDWLMEEDSMTRRFEQHCEQVTVNVICEEFITAEQAEAEAALLPHASRYWLREILLCGDGVPWLAGRTVVPESTLNGPEQMLQHLGTRPLGHYLFAASTLTRDFIEPGQVGGLWGRRSRLRLSDKPLLLTELFLPPAPLYWPMRAEGSL, encoded by the coding sequence ATGACCGCTCCCGCGCTTTTGACACTACGCACCCTCGAATGGCTACCCGCATCTTCACCTCTGTTGACCGACACATTGCTTGACTGGCTGATGGAAGAGGATTCCATGACCCGCCGATTTGAACAGCATTGTGAACAGGTGACGGTCAATGTTATCTGCGAAGAATTTATTACGGCAGAACAGGCTGAAGCCGAAGCGGCCTTATTACCGCATGCGTCGCGATACTGGCTACGTGAAATATTGCTGTGTGGCGACGGCGTACCCTGGCTGGCGGGGCGTACTGTTGTGCCGGAGTCCACGCTAAACGGCCCGGAGCAAATGTTACAACATTTAGGAACTCGGCCTTTAGGGCATTATCTTTTTGCCGCTTCAACCCTGACGCGTGATTTTATTGAGCCGGGTCAGGTTGGGGGCTTGTGGGGGCGCCGCTCGCGTCTGCGCCTCTCTGATAAACCCTTATTACTGACTGAACTGTTTTTACCGCCCGCACCGCTTTACTGGCCGATGCGAGCAGAAGGGAGCCTGTAA
- the yjbE gene encoding exopolysaccharide production protein YjbE, with amino-acid sequence MKKVLCAVAGIVYLAGASAAFAAPEEVGSAAGATAGTLSAGTSTAVGVGAAGALVGVVLAASSGGNGSNTGTTTTTTTSTTR; translated from the coding sequence ATGAAAAAAGTCTTATGTGCTGTTGCAGGTATCGTATACTTGGCGGGCGCTTCTGCTGCCTTTGCCGCGCCTGAAGAGGTCGGTAGCGCAGCAGGCGCAACGGCTGGGACGCTCTCTGCCGGAACCTCAACCGCTGTGGGTGTTGGCGCAGCAGGCGCGCTGGTTGGCGTCGTGCTGGCAGCAAGTAGCGGCGGGAACGGTTCGAATACCGGTACCACGACGACCACCACCACCAGTACAACACGTTAA